In one window of Sciurus carolinensis chromosome X, mSciCar1.2, whole genome shotgun sequence DNA:
- the Tlr7 gene encoding toll-like receptor 7 isoform X1, which yields MVFPMWTLKRQFHILLNMILISKLLGARWFPKTLPCDVTVDVPNNHVTVDCTDKHLTEIPEGIPTNTTNLTLTINHITSISQDSFHRLDHLIEIDFRCNCIPPRMGPKNNVCTRRPQIKPGSFNRLTYLKSLYLDGNQLLEIPQDLPPSLQLLSLEANNIFSIMKENLTELSNIEMLYLGQNCYYRNPCNVSFSIEKDAFLNLRNLKVLSLKDNNITAVPTVLPSNLTGLYLYNNIITEIQEDDFNNLHQLQILDLSGNCPRCYNVPFPCTPCENNSPLQIHVKAFDALTELEVLHLHSNSLQYVPKRWFKNMKKLKELDLSQNFLAKEIGDAKFLHFLPNLIQLDLSFNYELQVYQAFINLSDAFSSLKNLKILRIQGYVFKELKSFNLSPLRNLPNLEVLDLGTNFIKIANLSIFKQFQRLKVIDLSMNKISPSGEGGFCSNTRTSAESPGRQVLETFHYFKYDESARSCRFKNKEAPFLLFNEDCHMYGQTLDLSRNSIFFIKSSDFQHLSFLKCLNLSGNNIGQTLNGSEFQPLVELKYLDFSNNRLDLLYSTAFEELHKLEVLDLSSNSHYFQSEGITHMLNFTKNLKFLKKLMMNDNGISTSTSRTMESESLQTLEFRGNHLDVLWRDGDTRYLQFFKNLLNLEELDISKNSLSFLPPGVFDGMPPNLKTLSLTKNRLKSFNWGRLHFLKNLEILDLSHNQLMTVPERLSNCSRSLKKLILKNNQISHLTKYFLKDAFQLRYLDLSSNKIQVIQKTSFPENVLNNLQMLLLHHNRFLCTCDAVWFVWWVNHTEVTIPYLATEVTCVGPGAHKGQSVVSLDLYTCELDLTNLILFSFSISSALFLMVVMTASHLYFWDVWYFYHFCKAKIRGYQRLLSTGSCYDAFIVYDTKDPAVTEWVFEELVAKLEDPREKHFNLCLEERDWLPGQPVLENLSQSIQLSKKTVFVMTDKYAKTENFKIAFYLSHQRLMDEKVDVIILIFLEKPLKKSKFLQLRKRLCGSSVLEWPTNPQAHPYFWQCLENALTTDNHVTYSQLFKETA from the coding sequence gtgtTTCCAATGTGGACATTGAAGAGACAATTTCATATCCTTTTAAACATGATCCTAATTTCCAAACTCCTTGGGGCTAGATGGTTTCCAAAAACTTTGCCCTGTGATGTCACTGTGGATGTTCCAAATAACCATGTGACTGTGGACTGCACAGACAAGCATTTGACAGAAATCCCTGAAGGTATccccaccaacaccaccaaccTCACCCTCACCATTAATCACATAACCAGCATCTCCCAAGACTCCTTTCATAGGCTGGACCATCTGATAGAGATCGATTTCAGATGCAATTGCATACCTCCTCGAATGGGACCAAAAAACAACGTATGTACCAGGAGGCCACAGATTAAACCTGGAAGCTTTAATAGACTCACTTATTTAAAATCCCTATACCTGGATGGAAACCAGCTTCTAGAGATTCCTCAGGATCTTCCACCCAGCTTACAGCTTCTGAGCCTTGAGGCCAACAACATCTTTTCCATCATGAAAGAGAATCTAACAGAACTTTCCAACATAGAAATGCTCTACCTGGGCCAAAACTGCTATTATCGCAATCCTTGTAATGTTTCATTTTCAATTGAAAAAGATGCCTTCCTAAATCTGAGAAATTTAAAAGTGCTCTCCCTGAAAGATAACAACATCACAGCTGTCCCCACTGTTTTGCCATCTAATTTAACAGGACTGTATCTTTACAACAACATCATTACAGAAATTCAGGAAGATGATTTTAACAACCTCCACCAATTGCAAATTCTCGATCTAAGTGGAAATTGCCCTCGTTGTTATAATGTCCCATTTCCTTGCACACCCTGTGAAAATAATTCTCCCCTACAGATCCATGTGAAAGCTTTTGATGCATTGACAGAATTAGAAGTTTTACATCTACATAGTAACTCTCTCCAGTATGTGCCAAAAAGATGGttcaaaaacatgaagaaacttAAAGAACTAGATCTTTCCCAAAACTTCTTGGCCAAAGAAATTGGGGATGccaaatttttgcattttctcccCAACCTCATCCAACTGGATCTGTCTTTCAATTATGAACTTCAGGTCTATCAGGCATTTATAAATCTATCAGatgcattttcttctctgaaaaatctgaaaattttgcGGATCCAAGGATACGTCTTCAAAGAGCTGAAAAGCTTTAACCTCTCTCCATTACGTAATCTTCCTAATCTTGAAGTTCTTGATCTTGGCACTAACTTTATAAAAATTGCTAACCTTAGCATATTTAAACAGTTCCAAAGATTGAAAGTCATAGACctttcaatgaataaaatatcacCTTCAGGAGAAGGTGGCTTCTGTTCTAACACCAGAACTTCTGCAGAAAGTCCTGGGCGCCAGGTACTTGAAACATTCCATTATTTCAAATATGATGAGTCTGCAAGGAGTTGCAGGTTCAAAAACAAAGAGGctcctttcttactttttaatgaGGATTGCCACATGTATGGGCAGACCTTGGACCTGAGTAGaaatagtatattttttattaagtctTCTGATTTTCAGcatctttcttttctcaaatgcCTCAACTTGTCAGGAAATAACATTGGCCAAACTCTTAATGGCAGTGAATTCCAACCATTAGTCGAACTGAAATACTTGGACTTCTCTAACAATCGACTTGATTTACTCTATTCAACTGCATTTGAGGAACTTCACAAACTGGAAGTTCTGGACTTAAGTAGCAACAGCCATTATTTTCAATCAGAAGGAATTACTCATATGCTAAACTTTACCAAAAACCTAAAGTTTCTGAAGAAATTGATGATGAATGACAATGGCATCTCTACCTCCACCAGTAGGACCATGGAAAGTGAATCTCTTCAAACTCTGGAATTCAGAGGAAACCACCTGGATGTTTTATGGCGAGATGGTGATACCAGATACCTACAATTCTTCAAGAATCTGCTAAACTTAGAGGAATTAGACATCTCTAAAAATTCCCTGAGTTTCTTGCCTCCTGGGGTTTTTGATGGTATGCCTCCAAACCTAAAGACACTCTCCTTGACCAAAAATAGGCTTAAATCTTTCAACTGGGGAAGACTCCATTTTCTGAAGAATCTGGAAATTTTGGACCTCAGCCACAACCAATTGATGACTGTCCCAGAGAGATTATCCAACTGTTCCAGAAGTCTCAAGAAActgattcttaaaaataatcaaatcagCCATCTGACAAAGTATTTTCTGAAAGATGCTTTCCAGTTGCGATATTTGGATCTCAGTTCAAATAAAATCCAGGTTATCCAAAAGACTAGCTTCCCAGAAAACGTCCTTAACAATCTGCAGATGTTGCTTTTGCATCATAATCGATTTCTGTGCACCTGTGATGCTGTGTGGTTTGTCTGGTGGGTTAATCACACAGAGGTGACTATTCCTTACCTGGCCACAGAAGTGACTTGTGTGGGGCCAGGAGCACACAAAGGCCAGAGTGTGGTCTCTCTGGATCTGTATACTTGTGAGTTAGATCTCACTAACTTGATTCTGttctcattttccatatcctCAGCTCTCTTTCTGATGGTGGTTATGACAGCAAGTCACCTCTATTTCTGGGATGTGTggtatttttaccatttttgtaAGGCCAAGATAAGGGGGTATCAGCGTCTGTTGTCAACAGGTTCTTGCTATGATGCTTTTATTGTGTATGACACTAAAGACCCAGCTGTGACAGAATGGGTTTTCGAGGAGCTGGTGGCCAAATTAGAAGACCCAagagagaaacattttaatttatgtcTGGAGGAGAGAGACTGGCTACCAGGGCAGCCAGTTCTGGAAAATCTTTCCCAGAGCATACAGCTTAGCAAAAAGACAGTGTTTGTGATGACAGATAAGTATGCAAAGACGGAGAATTTTAAGATAGCATTTTACTTGTCCCATCAGAGGCTCATGGATGAAAAAGTAGACGTGATTATCTTGATATTCCTCGAGAAGCCCCTTAAGAAGTCCAAGTTTCTCCAACTCCGGAAGAGGCTCTGTGGGAGTTCTGTCCTTGAGTGGCCAACAAATCCACAGGCTCATCCATACTTCTGGCAGTGTCTGGAAAATGCTTTGACCACTGACAATCATGTGACCTACAGTCAGCTGTTCAAGGAAACAGCCTAG
- the Tlr7 gene encoding toll-like receptor 7 isoform X2 → MWTLKRQFHILLNMILISKLLGARWFPKTLPCDVTVDVPNNHVTVDCTDKHLTEIPEGIPTNTTNLTLTINHITSISQDSFHRLDHLIEIDFRCNCIPPRMGPKNNVCTRRPQIKPGSFNRLTYLKSLYLDGNQLLEIPQDLPPSLQLLSLEANNIFSIMKENLTELSNIEMLYLGQNCYYRNPCNVSFSIEKDAFLNLRNLKVLSLKDNNITAVPTVLPSNLTGLYLYNNIITEIQEDDFNNLHQLQILDLSGNCPRCYNVPFPCTPCENNSPLQIHVKAFDALTELEVLHLHSNSLQYVPKRWFKNMKKLKELDLSQNFLAKEIGDAKFLHFLPNLIQLDLSFNYELQVYQAFINLSDAFSSLKNLKILRIQGYVFKELKSFNLSPLRNLPNLEVLDLGTNFIKIANLSIFKQFQRLKVIDLSMNKISPSGEGGFCSNTRTSAESPGRQVLETFHYFKYDESARSCRFKNKEAPFLLFNEDCHMYGQTLDLSRNSIFFIKSSDFQHLSFLKCLNLSGNNIGQTLNGSEFQPLVELKYLDFSNNRLDLLYSTAFEELHKLEVLDLSSNSHYFQSEGITHMLNFTKNLKFLKKLMMNDNGISTSTSRTMESESLQTLEFRGNHLDVLWRDGDTRYLQFFKNLLNLEELDISKNSLSFLPPGVFDGMPPNLKTLSLTKNRLKSFNWGRLHFLKNLEILDLSHNQLMTVPERLSNCSRSLKKLILKNNQISHLTKYFLKDAFQLRYLDLSSNKIQVIQKTSFPENVLNNLQMLLLHHNRFLCTCDAVWFVWWVNHTEVTIPYLATEVTCVGPGAHKGQSVVSLDLYTCELDLTNLILFSFSISSALFLMVVMTASHLYFWDVWYFYHFCKAKIRGYQRLLSTGSCYDAFIVYDTKDPAVTEWVFEELVAKLEDPREKHFNLCLEERDWLPGQPVLENLSQSIQLSKKTVFVMTDKYAKTENFKIAFYLSHQRLMDEKVDVIILIFLEKPLKKSKFLQLRKRLCGSSVLEWPTNPQAHPYFWQCLENALTTDNHVTYSQLFKETA, encoded by the coding sequence ATGTGGACATTGAAGAGACAATTTCATATCCTTTTAAACATGATCCTAATTTCCAAACTCCTTGGGGCTAGATGGTTTCCAAAAACTTTGCCCTGTGATGTCACTGTGGATGTTCCAAATAACCATGTGACTGTGGACTGCACAGACAAGCATTTGACAGAAATCCCTGAAGGTATccccaccaacaccaccaaccTCACCCTCACCATTAATCACATAACCAGCATCTCCCAAGACTCCTTTCATAGGCTGGACCATCTGATAGAGATCGATTTCAGATGCAATTGCATACCTCCTCGAATGGGACCAAAAAACAACGTATGTACCAGGAGGCCACAGATTAAACCTGGAAGCTTTAATAGACTCACTTATTTAAAATCCCTATACCTGGATGGAAACCAGCTTCTAGAGATTCCTCAGGATCTTCCACCCAGCTTACAGCTTCTGAGCCTTGAGGCCAACAACATCTTTTCCATCATGAAAGAGAATCTAACAGAACTTTCCAACATAGAAATGCTCTACCTGGGCCAAAACTGCTATTATCGCAATCCTTGTAATGTTTCATTTTCAATTGAAAAAGATGCCTTCCTAAATCTGAGAAATTTAAAAGTGCTCTCCCTGAAAGATAACAACATCACAGCTGTCCCCACTGTTTTGCCATCTAATTTAACAGGACTGTATCTTTACAACAACATCATTACAGAAATTCAGGAAGATGATTTTAACAACCTCCACCAATTGCAAATTCTCGATCTAAGTGGAAATTGCCCTCGTTGTTATAATGTCCCATTTCCTTGCACACCCTGTGAAAATAATTCTCCCCTACAGATCCATGTGAAAGCTTTTGATGCATTGACAGAATTAGAAGTTTTACATCTACATAGTAACTCTCTCCAGTATGTGCCAAAAAGATGGttcaaaaacatgaagaaacttAAAGAACTAGATCTTTCCCAAAACTTCTTGGCCAAAGAAATTGGGGATGccaaatttttgcattttctcccCAACCTCATCCAACTGGATCTGTCTTTCAATTATGAACTTCAGGTCTATCAGGCATTTATAAATCTATCAGatgcattttcttctctgaaaaatctgaaaattttgcGGATCCAAGGATACGTCTTCAAAGAGCTGAAAAGCTTTAACCTCTCTCCATTACGTAATCTTCCTAATCTTGAAGTTCTTGATCTTGGCACTAACTTTATAAAAATTGCTAACCTTAGCATATTTAAACAGTTCCAAAGATTGAAAGTCATAGACctttcaatgaataaaatatcacCTTCAGGAGAAGGTGGCTTCTGTTCTAACACCAGAACTTCTGCAGAAAGTCCTGGGCGCCAGGTACTTGAAACATTCCATTATTTCAAATATGATGAGTCTGCAAGGAGTTGCAGGTTCAAAAACAAAGAGGctcctttcttactttttaatgaGGATTGCCACATGTATGGGCAGACCTTGGACCTGAGTAGaaatagtatattttttattaagtctTCTGATTTTCAGcatctttcttttctcaaatgcCTCAACTTGTCAGGAAATAACATTGGCCAAACTCTTAATGGCAGTGAATTCCAACCATTAGTCGAACTGAAATACTTGGACTTCTCTAACAATCGACTTGATTTACTCTATTCAACTGCATTTGAGGAACTTCACAAACTGGAAGTTCTGGACTTAAGTAGCAACAGCCATTATTTTCAATCAGAAGGAATTACTCATATGCTAAACTTTACCAAAAACCTAAAGTTTCTGAAGAAATTGATGATGAATGACAATGGCATCTCTACCTCCACCAGTAGGACCATGGAAAGTGAATCTCTTCAAACTCTGGAATTCAGAGGAAACCACCTGGATGTTTTATGGCGAGATGGTGATACCAGATACCTACAATTCTTCAAGAATCTGCTAAACTTAGAGGAATTAGACATCTCTAAAAATTCCCTGAGTTTCTTGCCTCCTGGGGTTTTTGATGGTATGCCTCCAAACCTAAAGACACTCTCCTTGACCAAAAATAGGCTTAAATCTTTCAACTGGGGAAGACTCCATTTTCTGAAGAATCTGGAAATTTTGGACCTCAGCCACAACCAATTGATGACTGTCCCAGAGAGATTATCCAACTGTTCCAGAAGTCTCAAGAAActgattcttaaaaataatcaaatcagCCATCTGACAAAGTATTTTCTGAAAGATGCTTTCCAGTTGCGATATTTGGATCTCAGTTCAAATAAAATCCAGGTTATCCAAAAGACTAGCTTCCCAGAAAACGTCCTTAACAATCTGCAGATGTTGCTTTTGCATCATAATCGATTTCTGTGCACCTGTGATGCTGTGTGGTTTGTCTGGTGGGTTAATCACACAGAGGTGACTATTCCTTACCTGGCCACAGAAGTGACTTGTGTGGGGCCAGGAGCACACAAAGGCCAGAGTGTGGTCTCTCTGGATCTGTATACTTGTGAGTTAGATCTCACTAACTTGATTCTGttctcattttccatatcctCAGCTCTCTTTCTGATGGTGGTTATGACAGCAAGTCACCTCTATTTCTGGGATGTGTggtatttttaccatttttgtaAGGCCAAGATAAGGGGGTATCAGCGTCTGTTGTCAACAGGTTCTTGCTATGATGCTTTTATTGTGTATGACACTAAAGACCCAGCTGTGACAGAATGGGTTTTCGAGGAGCTGGTGGCCAAATTAGAAGACCCAagagagaaacattttaatttatgtcTGGAGGAGAGAGACTGGCTACCAGGGCAGCCAGTTCTGGAAAATCTTTCCCAGAGCATACAGCTTAGCAAAAAGACAGTGTTTGTGATGACAGATAAGTATGCAAAGACGGAGAATTTTAAGATAGCATTTTACTTGTCCCATCAGAGGCTCATGGATGAAAAAGTAGACGTGATTATCTTGATATTCCTCGAGAAGCCCCTTAAGAAGTCCAAGTTTCTCCAACTCCGGAAGAGGCTCTGTGGGAGTTCTGTCCTTGAGTGGCCAACAAATCCACAGGCTCATCCATACTTCTGGCAGTGTCTGGAAAATGCTTTGACCACTGACAATCATGTGACCTACAGTCAGCTGTTCAAGGAAACAGCCTAG